In bacterium, the DNA window TTCAGGTGCTGTTGAACGCCAATCCGACGACGGGGTTCGATTGGCGGATCCTCTCCTATGACAGCACGGTCATCGAGATCAAGCAGAAAAATTTTATAAAAAGTGAAACGCACCGAATGGGCGCGCCGGGAAAACAGGTGTTCAAGTTCAAAGCCATCGCCGCCGGAATCACCGACCTGCGGTTGATCTATGTGCGTCCATGGGAAAGGGCAACGTCCGAAGCGGACAGCTTTCGCGTACAGATCATTGTCCCAAAATAGCCGAGCTGAAGAGCCGGGCGCAGACGGCGCCGGAAGGTTTTTCAATCGAACTTGCAGGAGGACTTATGAAAAAACGCGTGGTCAAGGCCTTTGTATGCCTGGTGGTCTGCTGTTCCTGGTCCCAGGCCCAGCGTTTGGATGAGAGCCAAGCTCCCACAGAGGTGCGCAAAGTGCTGGGGCAGTTGCGTCTCGTCATCGAGAAGGAAAAGCTGAACTTTACCGTCGCATACAATCCGGCGCATCGCTACACCATCGCCCAGCTGTGCGGCTTGCGGGTGAACAAAGCCGGGGATTGGTGGCAGCAGGCCAAAGAGAGAAATCTGCTCAAGCTGAAACCCAACACCCTGAAATCAGGCGCCCTGGGCGCAGGATTGCCGGCCTCCTGGGATTG includes these proteins:
- a CDS encoding protease inhibitor I42 family protein; this translates as MNHLVIASLPLFLLGLFSATGKTVLITQAQNQSKVKVKKDATFQVLLNANPTTGFDWRILSYDSTVIEIKQKNFIKSETHRMGAPGKQVFKFKAIAAGITDLRLIYVRPWERATSEADSFRVQIIVPK